The Coffea arabica cultivar ET-39 chromosome 2c, Coffea Arabica ET-39 HiFi, whole genome shotgun sequence genome includes the window ttatgttagcataccttgaatttcaacctcttttttaaaaataaactgagttttacgttctttcatagaactaaattcatctataaTTGAATCAGTACTAAATTTTTGAACAGCCTCATTTTTTTATGTACATTGTTAGATAATCATTCAAaaaattatcttttatcttgttttggatctttgttttgattatattcataattgaaaatatcTGTTCTATAGTTGCAGTTGACATAAGAAGAGTGAGAACAAATATAATCAATCTGTTGACAACATGATAGATCACTCAATTTCCTGTCTTTACAAAGCCTTCAAGTAATTATTTGTACATTTGTATATGAGTCAACAAGAGTATAGATcactaattttaaatttttttcaattaggctaagttgtatatttgtatatggaccaataaagtaattatttttgttttagctcattgataattatgaattgagtcttttattataatatatcaaattggaTCAATTTACCATGGATtatcaaattatatgtttaattttttgaatgttaaataattagcacaataaaaaaataaataactttttttgaagaaaaaattaaatcaaagttGGCTAATTCATATAcacatacaaatatatatatatataaactaaaattgtaaaaaattagaaaGACCAACTTtgtcttatatatatatttacatattataaattaaaattttcaaaacttaggggCCATGCCCCTTGGCTCCATCATTGATCCCCATTCCCCCGCCAGCCAGCCACCACATCAAAAGCACAAGGAAATGTCCCCGTTCCTAAGAGTGGCCAAAAAGACAGTTTGTTCGTACTATATTTCGttaaggcgaaggaaggacagAAAAATGGGAAATTGCAAGAAGGAATTTTCAGTAATGAGTTGTGACATAATTGCTGTGCAGCAGCAGCACAGCACACTCAGTTGGTGGGATTCATCATATATGTGAAAAAAAGGTCATCTAACAGACTCGGAATCACTTTCCAATCTCTGCATACGCGTCAAGGTTGTGTTGGGTTGGGTTTGGTGTTGATTTGGATGGAAGGAAAGGCTGTGCCTCCAGGGACAGCTTGGAAATCTGTTCACTCCACCTTCTTCAACTGCCGCCCGCCATAACCATTGCCCCCACCTTTCCAGCCTACGCAACAATTCATTTGGTCTACATTTATTCTTTAGTCTTGACATCCTCAAAAACATCCGCATTGATATCTCTCTCAGTTTTCagaatactccctccgtcccgttttattagtcttgatttttttttcacacagattaaaaaagtgtaattaatttggttggaaacataaatttagattaataattttctaaaatacccttatgctaatcacgaagagtgccaattaatatcagtAACTAATGTGTTAGTATTGGAAaagctcaatgtattcaatgtaatgggttagtatttaataacaatgtattaataacaagatatttaataagggtattttagataatttgaaagattactacatttcttaaCGGGAAAGtgaactacaatttgggacagacgaaaaaagaaaataagactatcaaagtgggacggagagaGTATATATAGAACGAATTCTGGGACAAATCAATCAACTCGGGATGTGCATGTCTTATTTTTCAAAGGCATCCATTTCttttgaaagcaaaaaaaaaaaggaatatgcATTACTcgtgaataataataatgacaCAGTTGCCGTGAAGGAGATAATTAATTAACTGGTGACATCATTCATGCATGAGACATTTTCAAAAGTGCTAATCATGTCGCATGATTCCATAGATGGGTCCTTAATATCATTTCATATTAGTAcaatgattatatatatatatacccgtTTAACCACAGGGAataatgaatatcacttgactTTCTTTCATGGAGGGATTTCATTATAATCATCCTCCCGTTTGCATGTTGTAGTAGTCATGTAAATGAAAATTACCCGATAAACTTGAACAAAGTTTCTTCAAACTGAAGACAAAGTAAGTGTACCCGACCATTTACTGTATATTGTACTTTTCCGCCTGGATTAGGGTTCAAGCCAAAAGCACTTAATTTAGCTGTTTTACAATAACATCATGTAGCTCTGACGTGCCTACTAACCCATGCAAATAAAATTTAGATGGGCATTTTGTGCCAGTAGACCCTCCCTGTGTATTTAGCAGCAGACGTAATTTCAGTTTAGACTCCTCAACCACGGTGAACCGATCGAGTAATTAGTCCCTaggacagaaaaaaaaaaaaaaagggcaatgAATCACGTACCGGCGAAATAAAACAAAGGTTGCGTCGACATATGGCAGTAGCAAGTCATTTTCCAGCTTGATGATTGGCAATTAATGGAGATTGGTGCTAACCATAAAGGAGAAAATAGCACGATGAATGGAACGGGGCAACTGACTGAATCGGTATGGGTCCGGAAAGAGATCAAAGGGAAACAAACAACCATAAAGTCTCTTTCTCCCCAAAATCTCAAACAGCGTAGAGTGCAAGATACTATTGGGAATTTGGGATGGATACTTCTCGTTTTAAGGATCATTTTTTGTGGGATTAATCTGCTAATCTCAATGATGACGTTACGTGCCATCCTGGACTTGTTGTAACATTCCTTTCTCCTGCTGTCTTCTGCCCGTTTTCCGTCCTCATTTTCTGATGAGGTgacttccttcttctttttttttttttttatatatattttggaattgTTGGAATCAATATATAGCAACAGGTATGCccgtttcatttttttaaagagAAAATTCCAATCCTTACAACTGAaagggagaaagaaaagagCTTAAGAATAGAATCAGATAAATGTCCCTATCAGATGGATATGCTTTTCAACATGTACATCGACATATATAATATGTGGCTAGAATTTTCACCATGTAGCTAATTAAGTTTGCCTTGGTTTAGTAGGTAAGATCGAGGCTCTAAGAATTTACAAGTTTGGCATTCAAATTCCTCATTCCCCCTCTCCATTTCTTATATCACACCCTTTCGCTGCTAAAACAAATTTCCTCCCTTTAATTCTTTTGCTCTTATGTAACATTGTCAACGCAAAGTGGGTTTTTATCGTTAATTAAATGACAGGAATTATACTTGGATCCTGTGAAAGTATGAGCAATTTACACCTCCCATGTTAATCCTCAGATGTGTTTGAACATTAAATAATCCTTAGTAAGATTGTTTTGATAATGGCAGATGTGTATTAGCTTTTGCATTCACACAAATTAGAGGTCATGAATTTATTCACGCAAAATCATGATTGAACCATTTGAACTGCATTTTTTGTTTATTATGAAACaagtaacatgtgaaatgataatacaTAATCGGCACAATATTACACCCTAAGAGAAATGCAAAATTGCACAATTAAATTTTCAAGGAGGGAACATTGGCAATCTATTCGTTTCACCTTCACTTGGAAGAATTACAACGAATATAATGTCATGGATAAAACTTTTATGAACTGATATTGCATACACTAGCAATTTTAGATGCATGCTACATATGCAGAGTTTGGTGTGCAATTATGATCTGtcattgtatacactgacagtacCGGAAAGATTACTTCTAAAGTTATGATAACAAAAAACTAGCAAATTAGAGATAAAAAATCTATATGAATAAGTATTCAATAACTCGTATTTCTTCCTAGACAACCCTGAGGAGGAGGAATGCCAATGAGTCGAGTTTAATCGAATAACTCACAACTTTGTTCGGTCAAAAATCAAGGTCGAATTTGTATTGATCGAGTTTGAGCAGCTCGAGTTGCTCGATGACTTCAAAAGCGAGTCTAATATGTGAAACTCAAAAACTCGTCGAGTTCAATCAAGTTTCACATATATATTCAtgttttttataattttttatttattaatataaaaTGTCTATTTTATCCCTTatttaaatatatacataatataaatttatGTTTCTTAAACTCAATTTGATTCAATTAAACTAGAATCAAGCTTAATTGGACTCGATTTGCACATGTTTGAACTTGAGTAGGGAAAAACAAAATCGAACTCAAGCTATCTTAATTGATCTTGAGTTTGATCTTAAGATGAGTTCGACTCGAACAAAATTGGGCCCGTAAGGAGTGCTCTTTAATGAAAGAAAACCAGAATCGTGGGCTCTGTCGTACCAGTCCAACCCATTCCCCGCGAACAATGAGATGGTTTTGCATGTTGTGCTCCAAAAGTTGGTTACATGTACGAGGATTGGACTCTTCTGACCACAGAGCCTAGACCATTGTCGGCAAAAGTAAGGATGACAAAGAAATCCATTGGTAGAGAAGTTTTTGCTAGAAGCCCAATTACTGTTTGCTTGAAGCCTTGACTTTTGCGCTTGAACATGGTCTGCTCGGAGTTAAACTGGGGAGGGAAGCCATTACCCGGGGGACGACAGATAAAGGGTAGTTTCGTAAATATTCAGGGACAGTAACCTCCAGTCCCCCATACACGGGTCGAATCCTAAAGGCGGGCTCAGTAGTCAGTACCTGTTCACGCGCACAAAGAGCCCTTGGGTTTCCCTCCCACTCTTATCTTCTCCTTGTCTTCCCCCACTCACTCTACCTCACTCTCTGCAATTTCTATTCAAAAGAgaggggccaaaaaaaaaaagggaaaatattcGCTAGAGAAAATAGTAGTACTACCAGTATCCTTTTATCAATAAACCAATAATTTGTATACATCAGCAGCTAAGAATGGCAACAATCTCTTTGGGGATTTCGGCGAGCTTTCTGACTAAAGAAACGCCGTCGTCGTTTTCAGTCAGTCTTGCCCCTCCCGTCGCTGTGCGTGCTAACCTGCGCCCTTTGCGTACTGTGACTCTCGCTACCGTCTCCAAACCGGCTGCCGAGACCAAGAAGCGCGAGCCCAGAGGCATTATGAAGCCGCGCCGTGTCTCCCCCGAAATGCAGGCCTTCCTCGGAGGGGTTTCTGAGATCCCTCGTACTCAAGCCCTCAAGGAGATTTGGGCTTACATCAAACGCCACAATCTTCAGGTATCCCCATTTTTCTTTGAACCCTTCTCTGCTTCTACACTTTTTCCTTGGTATTTGTAAGCGAAGCTCATATTGTTATGTTATGCCCCCATAATCagatattttttaatttctggCTCTTGGGTTTGCTTACCTGTTGAATGGTGTCTGATCTTCTTTGGGTTTCCCCTACTTTTTGGATATTTGGATATTTGTTCACTTTGGCAAGGTAAAAGCTGTTAATCCTCTTGTGATGTGAATGTCGGCTCTTTTCAGATGTTTGATACCTTGCATCTTTGAAGTAGTTATATTTGCTGCTTTGTAATGCGGGAACTGCTTAACTTAATAGTTACTAATGTACGAAAAATGCTATAGGATTAGGATGTTTGTTAACTATGCATTTTTTGACTGTGGCCCGTTCCCTGGGAAGCCAATTCTTGCGGTGTATGGGCGTTTATCTGTTCGAGTATTACATATGGCTGGTACTGGAGATGTACTGCGATGCCCTTCTGCTTTATGCGTCGTGTATGCTTGTTTTTGTCCTTTGGATAGTTAATAGTGTTGGGAGCAACTAACATATTTGGAGGCCACAAAAGgggttatttttttttgttttgttttgtgattatttgtttttATTGCAAATTTGCAGATGACATTGGTTTCACTCAATGAACTGCAAAGAAGTTCTTGAATTGAAACTACTTGTCTATATGATTGGATTGCATGTTCTTAAATGAGACATGAATTTAAGTAATTTAGAGTCTTTTTGATCTCTGCAATTGCCAAAATGTTGCAGACTCTGTTTTCATTGACTTTTAAATTGACTGAATTAAGTGATTAACATGGAACCTGTGATTTACCAATTTACCAAGGCACTGAGCTCTGAAGCCTGATTTGCACATAAACATACTTCAACATGTTGCGAACTATATTGCTGATGAGTCCAGATTTATCTTGTTCAATGTGAAGCTAGTCCTTGAGCTTGGTTTATTCTGTCTGGCTGGTTGTACACATGCTAAATTGCTGTTAATAATGTTGAAAATGTTTTTATTTATGGACATGCCTGTGTTGTCTGCTTTATGAACTTTTTTCTAAGTTTTCCTTGGATTGTGGTGGTTTTATTTAATTGGCTTTGTTCTTGAATGCAGTTCATCAAAGGTGCAGTAAATAAAGATATTGAATATGTGTGTAATGACTTCCAGATACATGCTGTGTTTACTGGTTGacagcctttttttttctttttgttgggGGGTGGGGATGAGAGGGGGGGGGTAAGTTATAGGGTTTATGTCTTGTTGAACCCTGATATACAAAGTAGAATTTTGTTCTTATAGTTGGTTTTAAGGGCCCATCATTGTTGTGTTTATACATTGATTGGCTTGTTGTGCCTCTGAAGCGCAGCTTTTGTGCTGATGAATTGGTATGtccattttaaaacaaaacaggATCCGGAGAACAAGAAGGTGATTATTTGTGATGAGCAGCTGAAGAAGATTTTTGGAGGAAAAGATCGTGTTGGGTTTCTTGAGATTGCAGGGTTGATTAGTCCTCACTTTTTAAAGTGAAATTGTCACCTTCAAATTACTCCAACCACATTTTGCAAGGAAAGCACAGCTTTGTAAATGGAAATTTTGGGACTTGGTTGATGGAATTACTTCTAGGAGATGTTAGTAGTGATATTTCTCTTCTAGTTCTAGCTAGTATTTCCTTCCAGATATTTCAGTACTGCCCCCCATGTAACCAGGATGGATATCCTCCTAGTTTGGATggataattttgtttttgtttttggttgggGCAGTCAGAATTTGCATGTGGGCTTACAACTGCCAAATCTGGAATATCAAGTATGTATATGTTACCCCGTATTTAGGCTCAACAGCTCGCCAAATTACCATATGGCTTCGTTTggattagcttttttttttgggatatttttgaaaaattttactgtagcagaatttttagagtatattttgaaatatttttagaatatattttaaaatatttaagaatagtagagtttttagaatatattttaagatattttttaaacattaaaaaactcaatgatccaaaaatacgGGTTGGTGTGTAGCTATATGGCGCCGCTAAGGCAACTTCATTTCTCTTCTGCTTTTACGCCCGCTCCTGTTTCATCTCTCCGTGTCCCTGAATTTTCTTACTGGTAGCTTCATTTGATGAGGCTATTATTATTTGGGTTAGGCCTAGTTTATGTTGAGTTTAACCTGGACCAAACCCAATCCCAATTGATTTTTAATTATTCTATTCTAACttcaatattattattattgtgttAATTTTAAGTGtcattaattatttttcctcactcacacactaataataataataataataatatggtAATGTCCAACCAAAAAAATGCCCCTGCGCGTGtcgctatatatatatatatatatatatatatgtttttaaatccataatcaaataatacttttttttctttttaaaataaaacaagcgCTGCGCATCATTCATATTTCATggtaaagaaaatgaaagtggaAAACCACAAACGTCACCAAATTTGGCCCAGCGGATGGAGATATTTTCATCTGTTGGAATCGAAATGAACGAACATCAATCAGGGCATGGGTCTAATGTCTCAAAGACGCATTAAAGCTTCTTGTTAAAGCTCATTCTTCTTATTACAGTCGTTGGCACTGGGACAGGTGATGCCGCCGGCTGGGTCGAACATTTTTTACCCGCTGGTCTCTGCTCCCTCTTGCTCGAGTTCCTTCCCTGAGTTGGATTGGAGCAGAAATTGTGTCAATGGCAGAGAAGCTAGCACTTCCCCTCCTACTTCCAAATCCGCCACCCCCAAAGCCTTTCTTTCAAGAACCCCAGCCTCAGCCCACCCCTCTTCCCCACCCCAATACTAGCTCCTTGAACCCTCTCCTCCAAAGCCTCCTCATTTCAGAAACCCACCGAAACCCCACCACTTCTTCCAATCCCAGCCAAACTCATGAAAACCACCCCCAGTCCCCATCCTCCTCCTTTATCCCCCGAACCCGACGGCGTCTTGGCAAGCACCGTGACCTTAATAGAGGGAAGCCCTGGTCTCACCACCGCCTCTCCTGTCAAGGTGAGCGGACTCTCCAGACCCTTCTTGATCCAGAATTCCATGTCGAAAATATTAGCCAAGTGTTGCTCAACTTATTTAATTCTCACGATTTTGGTAAGAACCAACAAGGTCCTCAATTCTGCACTGAAACTTTGAGCTTAGACATCTTGGGTTTAGTCAAGGGCTTAGGGTATTATAAGAAATGTGACTTGGCAATGCATGTCTTTGAATGGGTTGTGAATCGTAGCGATTCACATCTTCTGTTGAGTAATTCTGTTGTAGCTGTGATTATCAGTATGCTTGGGAAAGAGGGCAGGGTTTCGGCTGCAGCTTCTTTGCTTCATAATTTGCATAGAGATGGTTTCCTCATTGATGTCTATGCATATACTTCTTTGATTTCGGCATTTGCTAATAGTGGGAGGTATAGGGAGGCTGTGATGGTGTTCAAGAAAATGGAGGATGAGGGTTGCAGGCCTACTTTGATCACTTACAACGTGATCTTGAAagtttatggaaaaatgggcATGCCTTGGCATAAGATCATGGAGGTGTTTGAGGGTATGAAGGTTTCTGCGGTTGCCCCAGATTCTTATACGTATAATACCCTTATAGCTTGTTGTAGAAGGGGGTCTTTGTATGAGGAGGCTAAAGAGATTTTTGAGGAGATGAAATTGGTTGGCTGTGTGCCGGATAAAGTCACCTATAATGCATTACTGGACGTCTATGGCAAGTCGAGGAGGCCTCATGAAGCTTTGGAGGTTTTGGCAGAGATGGAGGTCAATGGCTTCTCTCCCTGTACTGTGACATATAACTCTTTAATATCTGCTTATTCTAGGGATGGATTGTTGGAAGAAGCAACGGAGCTAAAATCGCAAATGATGGAAAAAGGGATCAAGCCTGATGTGTTTACTTATACCACTCTATTATCAGGATTTGAGAAGGCTGGTAAGGATGAGTCTGCCATGAAGGTCTTTGATGAGATGAGAGCTGCAGGTTGTAATCCAAATATCTGTACGTTTAATGCCCTTATTAAAATGTATGGCAACCGCGGAAAATTTACAGAAATGATGAAGATTTTTGATGATATCAAGACGTGCAAATGTAGTCCCGATATCGTTACATGGAATACACTTCTTGCAGTGTTTGGACAGAACGGCATGGACTCTGAGGTATCCGGGGTTTTCAAGGAAATGAAAAGAGCAGGCTTTTTAGCTGAGAGAGATACTTTTAACACTCTAATCAGTGCTTACAGCCGCTGTGGGTCTTTTGACCAGGCCATGACTGTCTACAAGAGAATGCTGACAGCAGGGGTGACCCCTGACCTCTCTACCTACAATGCTGTTTTAGCAGCTCTGGCTCGGGGAGGGCTCTGGGAACAGTCTAAcaaagtgtttgatgaaatgaagGATTGTCGATGTAAGCCCAATGAACAGACCTATAGTTCCTTGCTTCATGCCTATGCTAATGGCAAGGAGATTGACAAGATGCATGCTCTTGCAGAGGACATCTACTCTGGTGTTATTGAACCTCATGCTGTGCTTTACAAGACGCTCGTTCTGGTTTATAGCAAAAGTGACCTACTTGCAGAAACAGAACGGGCCTTCCAGGAGTTGAGAAGAAAAGGTTGCTCTGTCGACATAACGACTCTGAATGCCATGGTTTCCATATATGGGCGGCGTCAAATGATCAGAGAGGCAAATGAAATTATTAATTTCATGAGGGAAAGTGGTTTTACACCTACCTTGACAACTTATAATAGTTTGATGAATATGTATAGCCGGTCAGCAGATTATGAGAAATCTGAAGAAATGCTGAGGGAGCTTTTAGCTAAAGGAGTTAAGCCTGATTTGATCTCATACAACACAGTGATAAATGCATATTGCAGAAATGGTCGAATGAGGGATGCATCTCGGGTCTTCGCAGAAATGAGGGAATCTGGGCTTGTTCCGGATGTTGTCACATATAATACATTCATAGCTAATTATGCAGCTGTCTCGATGTTTGTTGAGGCAATTGATGTGGTTCACTACATGATCAAGCACGGTTGCAAACCAAATGAGAGCACATATAATTCAATTGTAGATTCGTACTGTAAGCTTGGCCGGAGGGATGAGGCAGTGGTGTTTGTTGGTAACCTTCGCGAGCTTAATCCCCATATTTCTAGGGAGGAAGAATGTAGATTGCTGGAAAGATTGAAGAGGTGATTATGGAGCATCTCCTGCTGCTTGTGGAATCGCCTTGCACACGTTCCTTCTCGTCTTGCTGTTTGGCTGTTTATAGCCTGCTCCAATGGAATAATGAGCGGGATGGCATGTTTATGTATAGAATCTTACCCGATCAAGTCATGTTGGACTAATACTTGAGCTTCAGTGCTCATTAGGATGTATAGCTGGCATTAATTAAGCCTTTGTAAACCCATAGGAGATAGAATACTCCGATGCAGGGTATGTACAATTTCGTTTCAGTAATCAAAGAGGAGATTTGTGAATCAATCCAAGACTTTTGTCATTTTTCTGCAATATTTCCTGGGGATACCATACGTCGAACACTTGAATTCTCTGGGAGAACATGGTCTCAGAAGAAGTGGGACACCAAATAGTAAATCAAGATTAGGTACAGCAAAACTACCGAAATCTGGACTTGGAACATGCCGTTAATGATTGACCGAGTGAACGTTAAAAAACCTAATGATGAACTCTATTCAGAATAAAAAAGGTCTAATTCCTACCCTCCATTCCTTCCTTCCATCGCCTTTACAGACTCTATACATACATAaatacttcttcttcttcttcttctttaaaaaaaaaaaaaaaaaaaaaatcagatcaCAGGTCCAACTttggacttttctttctttcattttctttctttattcttCATTGAGGGAGCCCGTTAGACATTTTGTTACTTGTAAAGCAGTCTAATCTAGActttttgttgttattgttgttttaattaaataaaataatattagcTCGTAGCCTTTGTTAAATTCAATTGTTGGCGTTGGCAAAGCAAAAGTTAATAGCAGCACCTAACTATCTCTATCATTATCTCGGGAAGCCGGCAGCCATGTAAGTGGATGCATTATCTTATTAAACCATACAACAATGCAAAACAAATTTGTACCCCCCGCCCCCgtaaaaaaaagatgaagaaaagaATAAGGGATAATATTAGAAACCTCCCTGAGATTATTCtcctaaagttttaaaaatatcacttatctcccttacttttgttatttgtgtaacaaaGTTTTTAAAAACTCTAAACTACCGTTTCACTTACTAAATAAAAACATTCGTAATCCACTTTGTTCACTTTCAAAAAACCATCACCTCAAAAACAATTTCTTATAGTATTAATAATTACCATATCATAATGCTATAacccataaaaatataaatttgaaaaaaaaatacacttgTATCAATTTAACTTTATATACTCAAAATCGATTTCTTatgaatttatatatatttttaacagCTTCTCAACTCTTACTCAAATCATTAAACTGTACCAACTATTATAAAAATCAACttaaaataagcaaataaattagACCCCACTTTAtaacaatcacaaaaaataaaagataaataaaattcaatttattataatttacaaataaaatattgcaTAGTCATCCAAAAATGCGTAAGAGAGaatgagaaagaaaaggaaaaataagaaagtgacttttgtttctttttttttttatttttgagctCCATTTATTTAATATGTTGTGAATTATGTGTCAAGTAAGGATTAATATAGTCTCTTTACAATAATTAGGGAtgataagtgatatttttacaaTTTCATGAGTGTCAAGTAATATTAAAAGAAACCTCGAGAGGTTTCTGATACTAAgattaagggttaattacatttacctcccttgaggtttgatCATATTATCAATCAATCCCTATAATTTATCCAAATAACGGTttcaccctttgaatgatcaaacatttaacaaaaacccccttaatgccgaaaatgccctttttgaggccatattgcattaaaaaaagaacatatttttatttattaactttcaagtaatccaaaaaaatcatcaaaaagtttttgcttattattttataaaaatcatatctttgcttccataaatagttttgaatcaataattattttaaatcttaaaaatgaatattaaaaattagataaattgaaagaaaaataaaaaagaagcaattattttaaatcctcaagTATGGTTCGAATTTGTGGTTCAAGGCATGTTGCAGAGAGCACAAGGCATGTTTTCCTCAATTTGAACCATACTTcagcaattaaaataatttcttctttttttatttttctttcaatttatctaatttttaatattcatttttaagatttaaaataattattgattcaaaactatttatggaagcaaatatatggtttttataaaataataagcaaaaacttttttctattttttttggattgcttcacggttaataaaataaaaatatgttctttttttaatgtaacatggcctcaataagggcattttcggcattaagggggtttttgttaaatatTGGATCATTCAAAGAgtgagaccgttatttggacaaattataggaattgattggtaatatggtcaaacttcaagggaggtaaatgtaattaaccctaagATTAACAACATTCATTCCAGcccacaaaacaaaacaaaacaaaagactaCAATCGTCATCATCATTCATTACACATTTACGCCTAAAGAAATGGGGCATTCGATTGATTTATCAGCGCCTGACTCCTGACTTCACCGCTTTTGTCACTCAGCAGTCAGCATCGTCCGCTTCTACACGTCTTCGCCCTTGCCACCAGAAACAAAAGACTTCCTTCCATCGCCTATACAGACTCTATACAGACATAAATACTCCCCACACAACAAAActccatttcatttcatttgcatttcgcCAATCCAAAAATGAGCTGGTGGTGGGCTGGAGCTATTGGCGCTGCTAAGGCAACTTCCTTCTTCATTTCTCCTTCTAATTAGTCTCTGTCTCCGCATTTTCCTATTGCTACCTCCATCCATTAGATAAGGCTAATTAATATCCCCCCGCGATCTTTA containing:
- the LOC113726507 gene encoding uncharacterized protein codes for the protein MATISLGISASFLTKETPSSFSVSLAPPVAVRANLRPLRTVTLATVSKPAAETKKREPRGIMKPRRVSPEMQAFLGGVSEIPRTQALKEIWAYIKRHNLQDPENKKVIICDEQLKKIFGGKDRVGFLEIAGLISPHFLK
- the LOC113726504 gene encoding uncharacterized protein translates to MAEKLALPLLLPNPPPPKPFFQEPQPQPTPLPHPNTSSLNPLLQSLLISETHRNPTTSSNPSQTHENHPQSPSSSFIPRTRRRLGKHRDLNRGKPWSHHRLSCQGERTLQTLLDPEFHVENISQVLLNLFNSHDFGKNQQGPQFCTETLSLDILGLVKGLGYYKKCDLAMHVFEWVVNRSDSHLLLSNSVVAVIISMLGKEGRVSAAASLLHNLHRDGFLIDVYAYTSLISAFANSGRYREAVMVFKKMEDEGCRPTLITYNVILKVYGKMGMPWHKIMEVFEGMKVSAVAPDSYTYNTLIACCRRGSLYEEAKEIFEEMKLVGCVPDKVTYNALLDVYGKSRRPHEALEVLAEMEVNGFSPCTVTYNSLISAYSRDGLLEEATELKSQMMEKGIKPDVFTYTTLLSGFEKAGKDESAMKVFDEMRAAGCNPNICTFNALIKMYGNRGKFTEMMKIFDDIKTCKCSPDIVTWNTLLAVFGQNGMDSEVSGVFKEMKRAGFLAERDTFNTLISAYSRCGSFDQAMTVYKRMLTAGVTPDLSTYNAVLAALARGGLWEQSNKVFDEMKDCRCKPNEQTYSSLLHAYANGKEIDKMHALAEDIYSGVIEPHAVLYKTLVLVYSKSDLLAETERAFQELRRKGCSVDITTLNAMVSIYGRRQMIREANEIINFMRESGFTPTLTTYNSLMNMYSRSADYEKSEEMLRELLAKGVKPDLISYNTVINAYCRNGRMRDASRVFAEMRESGLVPDVVTYNTFIANYAAVSMFVEAIDVVHYMIKHGCKPNESTYNSIVDSYCKLGRRDEAVVFVGNLRELNPHISREEECRLLERLKR